One genomic region from Streptomyces sp. NBC_00582 encodes:
- a CDS encoding phage distal tail protein, with translation MAQQRLGRIQWGALTFGPGTSYTVTAIEGLDDLPDIRTEDIERPGQHGEYTGPDYVGARVIQLKLGIRGSSPDNLRALTLAVRTATQPQAEPAALQFLDQDTLVYAKVRKRSLPYDAEYLWSIGDAALELYCADPYLYGLTEKTASTTAYSPSSGRTYPWTHPRTYGSAGTAGRISAYNGGSSPAYPVLRLDGPVASPSIEQVTTGGTLTIDATLNVGEYLLIDTRTRAVLLMGTGQRRSWVRGGSAWPLLAPGSNELAYRGSALPGAPGQTSTLTATWRDTSL, from the coding sequence ATGGCGCAGCAGCGGCTCGGCCGCATCCAGTGGGGGGCGCTCACCTTCGGCCCCGGTACGTCATACACCGTCACGGCGATCGAGGGTCTCGATGATCTGCCGGACATCAGGACCGAGGACATCGAGCGGCCCGGCCAGCACGGCGAGTACACCGGCCCCGACTACGTGGGCGCCCGGGTGATCCAGCTGAAGTTGGGGATCCGGGGCAGCAGCCCGGACAACCTGCGGGCGCTGACCCTCGCGGTGCGCACGGCGACGCAGCCGCAGGCCGAACCGGCCGCACTCCAGTTCCTCGATCAGGACACCCTCGTCTACGCGAAGGTCCGCAAGCGGTCGCTGCCGTACGACGCCGAGTACCTGTGGTCGATCGGGGACGCCGCGCTGGAGCTGTACTGCGCGGACCCGTACCTGTACGGGCTGACGGAGAAGACCGCGAGCACGACGGCGTACAGCCCGTCGTCCGGGCGCACGTACCCGTGGACGCACCCGCGGACGTACGGCAGCGCGGGCACGGCCGGCCGCATCAGCGCGTACAACGGCGGCTCCTCGCCCGCGTACCCGGTGCTGCGCCTGGACGGTCCGGTGGCGTCGCCGTCGATCGAGCAGGTCACTACCGGCGGGACGCTCACGATCGACGCCACCCTCAACGTGGGGGAGTACCTGCTGATCGACACCCGGACCCGGGCGGTGCTGCTGATGGGCACCGGTCAGCGCCGCTCGTGGGTGCGGGGCGGCTCGGCGTGGCCGCTGCTCGCGCCCGGCTCCAACGAACTGGCCTACCGCGGCAGTGCCCTGCCGGGCGCGCCCGGCCAGACGTCCACCCTGACCGCTACCTGGCGCGACACCAGCCTGTAG
- a CDS encoding peptidoglycan recognition protein family protein produces the protein MAAPLTPDRLIAILKAEGVKVSEYPGWRTRERDDETGKTFGPVHMILNHHTGGRDALDTVAKNGVAGLPGPLAQIYLARTGVAWLCSKGRANHAGLMAVNAYTSFLNEASTHPAPSKASGTIDGNDVAYGIETENRGDGKDVYPREQYDAWVRINAAFCREYDWSAESCGCHKETSIEGKPDPLGPVEGYGTRGQFAFTPNQFRKDVAERLKHPASWSPPTTTTPTPTPTPTVEQRVAALEKTVADQGKRLAALEPK, from the coding sequence ATGGCTGCACCGCTCACCCCGGACAGACTGATCGCGATACTCAAGGCCGAGGGCGTGAAGGTCTCCGAGTACCCCGGCTGGCGCACACGCGAGCGCGACGACGAGACCGGCAAGACCTTCGGCCCCGTCCACATGATCCTCAACCACCACACCGGCGGCCGTGACGCCCTCGACACCGTGGCGAAGAACGGCGTCGCCGGGCTGCCGGGACCGCTCGCGCAGATCTACCTCGCCCGCACCGGCGTCGCCTGGCTGTGCAGCAAGGGACGCGCCAACCACGCCGGCCTGATGGCGGTGAACGCGTACACCTCGTTCCTCAACGAGGCGTCCACGCACCCGGCCCCGTCGAAGGCCTCGGGCACGATCGACGGCAACGACGTCGCGTACGGCATCGAGACGGAGAACCGGGGCGACGGCAAGGACGTGTACCCGCGCGAGCAGTACGACGCGTGGGTGCGGATCAACGCCGCGTTCTGCCGCGAGTACGACTGGTCGGCCGAGTCGTGCGGCTGCCACAAGGAAACGTCCATCGAGGGCAAGCCCGACCCGCTCGGCCCCGTCGAGGGATACGGCACCCGGGGGCAGTTCGCCTTCACCCCGAACCAGTTCCGCAAGGACGTGGCCGAGCGGCTGAAGCACCCGGCTTCCTGGTCCCCGCCGACCACCACCACGCCCACGCCGACCCCGACGCCCACCGTCGAGCAGCGGGTGGCCGCGCTGGAGAAGACCGTCGCCGACCAGGGCAAGCGGCTCGCTGCCCTCGAACCGAAGTGA
- a CDS encoding holin has translation MAAPVEKKVTAATAGTYVASTALLAGLEAVQDHNELVGWMPSALAPFVLALVPAAISFVSGWAARHTPRFPGSASGV, from the coding sequence ATGGCTGCACCCGTAGAGAAGAAGGTCACCGCCGCGACAGCGGGAACGTACGTCGCCAGCACGGCGCTCCTCGCCGGGCTGGAGGCCGTCCAGGACCACAACGAGCTGGTGGGCTGGATGCCGTCTGCACTGGCGCCGTTTGTGCTGGCGCTCGTGCCGGCCGCAATCAGCTTCGTGTCCGGCTGGGCCGCGCGGCATACCCCGCGGTTCCCCGGCTCGGCGTCGGGCGTCTGA
- a CDS encoding GntR family transcriptional regulator has protein sequence MAQPEYLRIAADLRRRIASGEYGPGDQIPTLPELCSAYRVSETTIRNALGLLRNEGLIETRARAGTRVRPRPPVHRMAADRYRNTGGARATPYTRDQGIGWSEYRLDKRFEKVQADAELAALFECEPGERLLARHFVFYDNDQPTQMSTSYVRWSDVAGTPVADPINEPWPGGTRAQLGSLGIRVTRVTESFTAAMPTEVEAATLRIGAGIPVLRYTRRHIADTGRIVEVAHPIVRRGDTTIVDFAIDLDD, from the coding sequence GTGGCACAGCCCGAGTACCTACGGATCGCGGCCGACCTGCGACGCCGCATCGCATCCGGCGAGTACGGGCCCGGTGACCAGATCCCCACGCTGCCCGAGCTGTGCTCGGCGTACCGCGTGTCGGAGACGACGATCCGCAACGCCCTCGGGCTGCTGCGGAACGAGGGGCTGATCGAGACCAGGGCCCGCGCTGGCACCCGTGTGCGCCCGCGGCCTCCGGTCCACCGGATGGCGGCCGACCGGTACCGCAACACCGGGGGCGCCCGCGCCACGCCGTACACCCGGGACCAGGGCATCGGCTGGTCGGAGTACCGGCTGGACAAGCGGTTCGAGAAGGTCCAGGCCGATGCCGAGTTGGCCGCGCTCTTCGAGTGCGAGCCCGGCGAGCGCCTGCTCGCGCGGCACTTCGTGTTCTACGACAACGACCAGCCCACCCAGATGTCGACAAGCTACGTCCGCTGGTCCGACGTCGCCGGTACGCCGGTAGCCGACCCCATCAACGAGCCGTGGCCGGGCGGCACGAGGGCGCAGCTCGGCAGCCTCGGCATCCGCGTGACGCGGGTGACCGAGTCCTTCACCGCGGCGATGCCCACCGAGGTGGAGGCGGCCACCCTGCGGATCGGGGCCGGGATCCCCGTGCTCCGCTACACGCGCCGGCACATTGCGGACACCGGCCGGATCGTCGAGGTCGCCCACCCCATCGTGCGCCGCGGCGACACCACGATCGTTGATTTCGCCATCGACCTCGACGACTGA
- a CDS encoding helix-turn-helix domain-containing protein produces the protein MPLDPKPDWLLDRRRQIGTRIRDARHKAGLSQLELANRIGRDHRTVHRWEYAQRIPDLDDLLLLADALGVPLPELVG, from the coding sequence GTGCCGCTCGACCCCAAGCCGGACTGGCTCCTCGACCGCCGCCGGCAGATCGGCACCCGTATCCGCGACGCCCGGCACAAGGCCGGCCTTTCCCAACTGGAGCTGGCCAACCGCATCGGGCGTGACCACCGGACGGTGCATCGGTGGGAGTACGCCCAGCGCATCCCCGACCTCGACGACCTGCTACTGCTCGCCGACGCCCTCGGCGTCCCGCTGCCCGAGCTGGTGGGGTGA
- a CDS encoding ParB/RepB/Spo0J family partition protein, translating to MRLLRTGFSPRVQGEDADHIRILAETADELPPILVHRATMTVIDGAHRLRVVELLGEDRIAARFFDGDQEDARLLAVAANIAHGRPLSTADRAAAAMRIFTSHPRWSDRAVAAVAGLSPKKVARLRKEMALPQSGGRVGRDGRVRPTDAADRRERAGELIRKNPDFSLRQIAAEVGLAPATVADVRNRIQRGESPVPDGVRGRLSQTPDAARRHTSAAEALPTRSSVRAPVTGATVTRLPAAQRRTLADETTPALAAEDVRRITGMLTRDPSLRLNATGRSLLRLLDVCTLITQDRQKIAETVPAHCKESVARLAQGYAGMWRWLAEDLVRQVEDMHDLNGDDGSLTA from the coding sequence GTGAGACTTCTCAGGACCGGCTTCTCCCCACGGGTACAGGGTGAGGACGCCGACCACATCCGGATCCTCGCGGAGACCGCCGACGAGCTCCCGCCGATCCTCGTGCACCGGGCGACCATGACCGTCATCGACGGCGCCCACCGGCTGCGGGTGGTCGAGCTCCTCGGGGAGGACCGCATCGCGGCGCGGTTCTTCGACGGCGACCAGGAGGACGCCCGGCTCCTCGCGGTGGCGGCCAACATCGCCCATGGACGCCCCCTGTCCACGGCCGACCGCGCGGCCGCCGCGATGCGGATCTTCACCTCGCACCCCCGGTGGTCCGACCGTGCCGTCGCCGCCGTCGCCGGTCTCTCCCCGAAGAAGGTCGCACGGCTCCGCAAGGAGATGGCGCTGCCGCAGTCCGGCGGCCGGGTCGGGCGGGACGGCCGGGTCAGGCCCACCGACGCCGCGGACCGACGTGAACGGGCCGGTGAGCTGATCCGGAAGAACCCCGACTTCTCCCTGCGGCAGATCGCGGCGGAGGTGGGCCTCGCCCCGGCGACGGTCGCGGACGTCCGCAACCGGATCCAGCGCGGCGAGAGCCCGGTACCGGACGGCGTACGCGGCCGTCTGTCCCAGACCCCGGACGCCGCCCGCCGTCACACGTCCGCGGCGGAGGCCCTCCCGACCCGTTCCTCGGTCCGGGCCCCCGTCACGGGCGCCACCGTCACCCGGCTGCCGGCCGCACAGCGCCGCACCCTCGCCGACGAGACGACTCCGGCGCTGGCCGCGGAGGACGTCCGAAGGATCACCGGCATGCTGACCCGCGACCCTTCCCTGCGCCTCAACGCCACGGGCCGCTCCCTCCTGCGCCTGCTCGACGTCTGCACCCTGATCACCCAGGACCGCCAGAAGATCGCCGAAACGGTCCCCGCCCACTGCAAGGAATCCGTGGCCCGCCTCGCGCAGGGATACGCCGGGATGTGGCGGTGGCTGGCGGAGGACCTGGTACGCCAGGTCGAGGACATGCACGACCTGAACGGCGACGACGGCTCCCTCACGGCGTAG
- a CDS encoding helix-turn-helix transcriptional regulator produces MEPHIESVYIALLDRTQGVADICRRLDLPEHVVRAALDRLSELALVRTSVDSPQRLHAVSPHVGMEILIAQQRSELARHQQRLEAAQAAAAKFILDYDGRQPPGASGEEVKYLVGLDAIRDHLTVLNDQVAEELLTFAPGGPQKPENMRASRPLNQQLLRRGVQMRTVYLNSIRNDRPTMDHARWLTEQGCEVRTVPSLPNRMIIYDRKLAMIASNAQDTAAGAVQVSSPGMVTALYTLFESVWQSAEQLEAPVQPAPGELTGQQAEALRLLALGHTDEAIATRLAVSPRTARRITSSLMTHLGARSRFQAGVLAIQQGFLPSPAE; encoded by the coding sequence TTGGAGCCGCACATCGAGTCCGTCTACATCGCCCTGCTGGACAGAACGCAGGGAGTAGCCGATATCTGTCGCCGCCTGGACCTGCCGGAGCACGTCGTACGGGCCGCCCTCGACCGCCTGAGCGAGCTGGCCCTCGTACGGACGTCGGTCGACTCCCCTCAGCGGCTGCACGCGGTCAGCCCGCACGTGGGCATGGAGATCCTGATCGCCCAGCAGCGCTCCGAGCTCGCCCGACACCAGCAGCGGCTGGAGGCGGCGCAGGCCGCGGCGGCCAAGTTCATCCTCGACTACGACGGACGTCAGCCCCCCGGTGCCTCGGGCGAAGAGGTCAAGTACCTGGTGGGGCTGGACGCCATCCGCGACCATCTGACGGTCCTCAACGACCAGGTGGCCGAAGAGCTCCTCACCTTCGCGCCCGGCGGCCCGCAGAAACCGGAGAACATGCGGGCGTCCCGGCCGCTCAACCAGCAACTCCTCCGTCGCGGCGTCCAGATGCGCACGGTCTACCTGAACAGCATCCGCAACGACCGGCCGACCATGGACCACGCGCGCTGGCTGACCGAGCAGGGGTGCGAGGTCCGCACCGTCCCGTCCCTGCCGAACCGGATGATCATCTACGACCGCAAGCTCGCGATGATCGCCTCCAACGCCCAGGACACCGCCGCCGGAGCCGTCCAGGTGAGCTCACCGGGGATGGTCACGGCGCTGTACACGCTGTTCGAGAGCGTGTGGCAGTCCGCGGAGCAGTTGGAGGCGCCGGTGCAGCCGGCTCCCGGCGAGCTGACCGGTCAGCAGGCCGAGGCGCTGCGGCTGCTGGCGCTCGGGCACACCGACGAGGCCATCGCCACGCGCCTGGCGGTGTCGCCGCGCACCGCCCGCCGCATCACCTCCAGCCTCATGACCCATCTGGGCGCGCGCAGTCGCTTCCAGGCCGGGGTGCTCGCCATCCAGCAGGGGTTCCTCCCTTCTCCCGCCGAGTGA
- a CDS encoding amino acid adenylation domain-containing protein: MRDALSLHGRFHEHVLRAPHAVAVRSAGRELTYQELARRSRALARVLVGLGVGRETPVAVLTDRSVDVMVAFLGILEAGGCYVPLHTGFPAERREWIVRRTGARVLVTDAVTAAQGLPGGEVTVVRVDDPVPDGAESGPVGVACVPDQLAYVMFTSGSTGVPKGVAVTHRDVLDLVDDSLFDTGHHDRVLMIAPYAFDASLHGLWMPLLRGTTSVIAGADDVSPPRLRELFDAERITSVEMTAGLLRTVAEVAPETFRGLREVSTGGDVVSPVAVRRILRACPGTVVRATYGPTETTLFATQHAYTDAAQIPDRVPLGRPLDGMRAYVLDEHLAPVAVGVPGELYIAGAGLARGYLHRPALTAERFVADPHGPAGSRMYRTGDLVCHTPQGLLEFLGRADDQVKIRGFRVEPGEIETALSTFPGLTQSVVTVREAGGDKCLVAYVVCDRPLDTGALRDHAAAALPEYMVPAAFVPLDAFPLTPNGKVDHRALPAPAFTATAPYRAPRTPDEERLCALFAQVLGAERVGTDDNFFDLGGHSLLAARLIGELRTAFGADVSVRQFFGAPTVAALLPRLRTRKQGVRRPVLARAVRPARVPLSAAQHRMWFLEQWEGPSPLYNLPVVLRLTGELDRDALRAAVRDVIVRHESLRTVVAQAGGEPYQVVLDPAGLDLALPERVVDEAELDAAVREAGRRPFDLRADPSLRAELFVLDERTRVLLLTLHHIASDGWSKAPLSRDLATAYTARRAGTAPDWPELPVQYADYTLWQHTLLGDPGSPGSLAGRQLAYWKDALDGVPDELALPFDRPRPTDGTRRGASLPLLLDAELLTGVVALARSHDATPFMVLQAALATLLHRLGAGADIPLGSVVAGRGEAALDDLVGFFVNTVVLRTDLSGDPSFVELLARVRETALAAYSHQDVPFEQVVGAVNPARSLSRHPLFQVMLVLQNVTGYEFALPGLDVEVDEESTSTSKFDLLFSLTERYDDRRRPVGVTGYIEYDTALFDASTVERIADRFAALLRAVVADPGRRVSAVPVPADPCVPVQPVNP, from the coding sequence ATGCGTGATGCGCTGTCCCTGCACGGGCGATTTCACGAACACGTCCTGCGCGCTCCGCACGCGGTGGCGGTGCGTTCCGCGGGTCGTGAACTGACGTATCAAGAACTGGCGCGGCGCTCCCGTGCCCTCGCGCGGGTGCTCGTCGGCCTCGGGGTGGGCCGGGAGACGCCGGTCGCGGTGCTCACCGACCGCAGTGTGGACGTCATGGTGGCGTTCCTCGGGATCCTCGAGGCCGGCGGCTGTTATGTGCCGCTGCACACCGGCTTCCCGGCCGAGCGCAGGGAATGGATCGTCCGCCGGACGGGCGCGCGGGTCCTGGTGACCGACGCGGTGACGGCCGCCCAGGGGCTTCCCGGGGGCGAGGTCACCGTGGTGCGGGTGGACGACCCGGTGCCCGACGGGGCCGAGTCCGGGCCCGTGGGAGTGGCGTGTGTGCCGGACCAGTTGGCGTACGTGATGTTCACCTCGGGCTCCACCGGCGTGCCCAAGGGGGTCGCCGTCACCCACCGCGACGTGCTGGACCTGGTGGACGACTCGCTGTTCGACACCGGGCACCACGACCGGGTCCTGATGATCGCCCCGTACGCGTTCGACGCCTCCCTGCACGGCCTGTGGATGCCGCTGCTGCGCGGCACCACCTCCGTGATCGCCGGCGCCGACGACGTGTCCCCGCCCCGGCTGCGCGAGCTGTTCGACGCGGAGCGGATCACCAGCGTGGAGATGACCGCAGGCCTGCTGCGGACCGTCGCCGAGGTCGCCCCGGAGACCTTCCGCGGGCTGCGCGAGGTGTCCACCGGTGGGGACGTCGTCTCCCCTGTGGCCGTGCGGCGGATCCTCCGGGCCTGCCCCGGCACGGTGGTGCGCGCCACCTACGGCCCCACCGAGACCACGCTGTTCGCCACCCAGCACGCCTACACCGACGCCGCCCAGATCCCCGACCGCGTCCCCCTGGGCCGCCCGCTGGACGGCATGCGCGCCTACGTCCTGGACGAGCACCTCGCCCCGGTCGCCGTCGGCGTCCCCGGCGAGCTGTACATCGCCGGGGCCGGCCTGGCACGCGGCTATCTGCACCGCCCCGCTCTCACCGCCGAACGCTTCGTCGCCGACCCCCACGGCCCCGCCGGCAGCCGGATGTACCGCACCGGCGACCTCGTGTGCCACACCCCGCAGGGCCTGCTCGAGTTCCTCGGCCGCGCCGACGACCAGGTCAAGATCCGCGGCTTCCGTGTCGAGCCGGGCGAGATCGAGACCGCCCTGTCGACGTTCCCGGGCCTCACCCAGTCCGTGGTCACGGTCCGGGAGGCGGGCGGCGACAAGTGCCTGGTGGCCTACGTCGTCTGCGACCGGCCCCTCGACACCGGCGCGCTGCGCGACCACGCGGCGGCCGCCCTGCCCGAGTACATGGTCCCGGCCGCCTTCGTCCCCCTGGACGCCTTCCCCCTCACCCCGAACGGGAAGGTCGACCACCGCGCCCTGCCCGCCCCCGCGTTCACCGCGACCGCCCCCTACCGCGCCCCACGCACCCCGGACGAGGAGAGGCTCTGCGCGCTGTTCGCACAGGTCCTCGGCGCCGAGCGGGTCGGCACCGACGACAACTTCTTCGACCTCGGCGGCCACTCCCTCCTCGCCGCCCGGCTGATCGGCGAGCTGCGGACCGCCTTCGGCGCGGACGTCTCCGTCCGGCAGTTCTTCGGCGCCCCGACGGTCGCCGCGTTGCTGCCGCGCTTGCGCACACGCAAGCAGGGGGTACGGCGTCCGGTGCTCGCCCGGGCCGTGCGCCCCGCCCGTGTCCCGCTGTCCGCGGCCCAGCACCGGATGTGGTTCCTGGAGCAGTGGGAGGGCCCGTCCCCGCTGTACAACCTGCCCGTCGTCCTGCGGCTCACCGGTGAGCTGGACCGGGACGCGCTCCGGGCGGCCGTCCGGGACGTGATCGTCCGGCACGAGAGCCTGCGCACCGTCGTGGCACAGGCGGGCGGCGAGCCGTACCAGGTGGTGCTCGACCCGGCCGGCCTGGACCTCGCCCTGCCCGAGCGGGTCGTCGACGAGGCGGAGCTCGACGCCGCGGTACGGGAGGCCGGGCGCCGGCCGTTCGACCTGAGGGCCGACCCGTCCCTGCGCGCCGAGCTGTTCGTCCTGGACGAGCGCACGCGGGTGCTGCTGCTGACGTTGCATCACATCGCCTCGGACGGATGGTCCAAGGCGCCGCTCAGCCGGGATCTGGCGACCGCCTACACGGCCCGAAGGGCGGGCACCGCCCCCGACTGGCCCGAACTGCCCGTGCAGTACGCGGACTACACGCTGTGGCAGCACACCCTCCTCGGTGACCCCGGCTCCCCCGGCAGCCTCGCCGGGCGCCAACTGGCGTACTGGAAGGACGCCCTGGACGGCGTGCCGGACGAGCTGGCCCTGCCCTTCGACCGGCCGCGCCCCACGGACGGCACCCGCCGGGGCGCGAGCCTCCCGCTGCTGCTCGACGCCGAACTGCTCACCGGGGTCGTCGCGTTGGCGCGCAGCCACGACGCCACACCCTTCATGGTGCTGCAGGCCGCGCTCGCGACGCTGCTGCACCGACTCGGCGCCGGAGCGGACATCCCCCTGGGCAGCGTGGTGGCCGGGCGCGGCGAGGCGGCGCTCGACGACCTGGTCGGCTTCTTCGTCAACACCGTCGTCCTGCGCACCGATCTGTCCGGCGACCCCTCCTTCGTCGAACTGCTCGCCCGGGTACGGGAGACCGCCCTGGCCGCCTATTCCCATCAGGACGTGCCCTTCGAACAGGTCGTGGGGGCCGTCAATCCGGCCCGCTCGCTGTCCCGGCACCCGCTCTTCCAGGTCATGCTCGTCCTGCAGAACGTCACCGGCTACGAGTTCGCGCTCCCCGGTCTCGACGTCGAGGTGGACGAGGAGTCCACGTCCACCTCGAAATTCGACCTGCTCTTCAGCCTCACCGAGCGGTACGACGACCGACGCCGTCCCGTCGGCGTCACCGGCTACATCGAGTACGACACCGCCCTGTTCGACGCGTCGACGGTCGAGCGGATCGCCGACCGCTTCGCCGCGCTGCTCAGGGCGGTCGTGGCCGATCCCGGCCGACGGGTGTCCGCCGTACCGGTTCCGGCGGACCCCTGCGTCCCGGTGCAGCCGGTGAACCCGTAA
- a CDS encoding aminotransferase-like domain-containing protein, which translates to MPGITIASDIGSRDWLDRAELHGSVSDPLLDTMNFLNEVTHRHPDAISFAPGRPYDGFFDTEQVFTCVRRYLDHLAEQGGSTEDVRTALYQYGPTAGLIRGIIADSLRADEDTDVPAESVVVTVGAQEAMLLVLRALITGPDDVLLVSSPCYVGITGAARLLDVAVRPVPEREDGFSAADLETAVLAELANGRRPKAFYVVPDHSNPSGNTMGPEAREELLDLARRYDFLVLEDSPYRQVSPGTPLPTLKSRDRARRVVHLGSYSKTVFPGARVGFVVADQRVRDAEGGEHLLADELAKIKSMVTVNTSSLSQAAVAGALLGARGRLSQLNAEAAAHYGATLREMLRQLDARLPADRREALGVRWNEPTGGFFLTLRVPFRVDDALVTTSAQDFGVIWTPMTHFHPGTGGHHGIRLSISYLTPAEIEEGTARLARFVEAQCAAL; encoded by the coding sequence ATGCCAGGAATCACCATTGCCAGCGACATTGGCTCGCGGGACTGGCTCGACAGGGCGGAGCTGCACGGAAGTGTTTCCGATCCGCTGCTGGACACCATGAATTTCCTCAACGAGGTGACCCATCGCCATCCCGACGCGATCTCGTTCGCGCCGGGCCGGCCGTACGACGGATTCTTCGACACCGAGCAGGTCTTCACCTGCGTCCGCCGGTATCTGGACCACCTGGCGGAACAGGGCGGCTCGACGGAGGACGTCCGCACCGCGCTCTACCAGTACGGGCCGACCGCGGGACTGATCCGCGGCATCATCGCCGACTCGCTGCGGGCGGACGAGGACACCGATGTGCCGGCCGAGTCCGTCGTGGTGACCGTCGGCGCCCAGGAGGCCATGCTGCTGGTGCTGCGCGCCCTCATCACCGGCCCCGACGACGTACTGCTGGTCTCCAGCCCCTGCTACGTCGGGATCACCGGCGCCGCCCGGCTGCTCGACGTGGCGGTCCGTCCCGTGCCGGAGCGCGAGGACGGGTTCAGCGCCGCCGATCTGGAGACCGCGGTGCTGGCGGAGCTGGCGAACGGCCGCCGCCCCAAGGCGTTCTACGTGGTGCCCGACCACTCCAATCCGTCGGGCAACACCATGGGGCCCGAGGCCCGCGAGGAGCTGCTCGACCTCGCCCGGCGGTACGACTTCCTGGTGCTGGAGGACAGCCCGTACCGGCAGGTGAGCCCCGGCACCCCCCTGCCGACCCTGAAGTCCCGGGACCGGGCGCGCCGGGTGGTGCATCTGGGCTCGTACTCCAAGACGGTCTTCCCCGGCGCCCGCGTCGGCTTCGTCGTCGCCGACCAGCGCGTCCGTGACGCCGAGGGCGGCGAGCATCTGCTGGCCGACGAACTCGCGAAGATCAAGAGCATGGTGACGGTCAACACCTCGTCGCTGAGCCAGGCGGCCGTGGCCGGAGCGCTGCTCGGCGCCCGGGGCCGGCTGTCGCAGCTCAACGCCGAGGCGGCCGCCCACTACGGCGCCACCCTGCGGGAGATGCTCCGGCAGCTCGACGCCCGGCTGCCCGCCGACCGCCGCGAGGCCCTCGGCGTGCGCTGGAACGAGCCCACCGGCGGGTTCTTCCTCACCCTGCGGGTCCCGTTCCGGGTGGACGACGCCCTGGTGACCACGTCCGCACAGGACTTCGGCGTGATCTGGACGCCGATGACGCACTTCCATCCCGGCACCGGGGGCCACCACGGCATCCGGCTGTCGATCAGCTATCTGACGCCCGCCGAGATCGAAGAGGGCACCGCGAGGCTCGCGCGCTTCGTCGAGGCGCAGTGCGCGGCGCTCTGA
- the dpgA gene encoding 3,5-dihydroxyphenylacetyl-CoA synthase DpgA yields MTLAAELRPRALGVGTAVTPTSYTQQEVLDTFGITDPRIRSVFLNSAIERRHLTLPPPDGTGGRVHEPQGDLLDKHRAKAVEMGAEALRACLKRAGAELSDLRHLCCVTSTGLLTPGLSALLIKELGIDRHCSRSDIVGMGCNAGLNALGVVSGWAAAHPGQLAVVLCAEACSAAYTMDGTMRTAVVNSLFGDGAAALAIRSGAAPDDAAVPEGPHILKFASCIIPDAVDAMRYDWDRDQGRFSFFLDPHIPYVVGAHAELVVDRLLAGTGLRRSDIAHWLVHSGGKKVIDAVVVNLGLTRHDVRHTVGVLRDYGNVSSGSFLFSYERLLDEGVARPGEYGVLMTMGPGSTIETALVQW; encoded by the coding sequence ATGACCCTGGCAGCCGAGCTGCGGCCGCGCGCCCTGGGCGTGGGCACGGCGGTGACGCCCACCTCGTACACCCAGCAGGAGGTGCTCGACACCTTCGGCATCACCGACCCGAGGATCCGTTCGGTCTTCCTCAACAGCGCCATAGAGCGCCGCCATCTGACGCTCCCGCCGCCGGACGGCACGGGCGGCCGCGTCCACGAGCCGCAGGGCGACCTCCTCGACAAGCACCGGGCCAAGGCCGTCGAGATGGGCGCCGAGGCCCTGCGCGCCTGCCTCAAGCGGGCCGGAGCCGAACTCTCCGATCTGCGCCACCTGTGCTGCGTGACCTCCACCGGACTCCTCACCCCGGGACTGAGCGCCCTGCTCATCAAGGAACTCGGCATCGACCGGCACTGCAGCCGCTCCGACATCGTGGGCATGGGCTGCAACGCCGGCCTCAACGCCCTGGGCGTGGTCTCCGGCTGGGCCGCCGCCCACCCCGGCCAACTCGCCGTCGTGCTCTGCGCCGAGGCCTGTTCCGCCGCCTACACCATGGACGGCACGATGCGCACCGCCGTGGTCAACAGCCTCTTCGGCGACGGCGCCGCCGCGCTCGCGATCCGCTCGGGAGCCGCCCCGGACGACGCGGCCGTGCCCGAGGGCCCGCACATCCTGAAGTTCGCGAGCTGCATCATCCCGGACGCCGTCGACGCCATGCGCTACGACTGGGACCGGGACCAGGGCCGCTTCAGTTTCTTCCTGGACCCGCACATCCCCTACGTGGTGGGCGCCCACGCCGAGCTGGTCGTGGACCGGCTGCTGGCCGGCACCGGGCTGCGCCGCAGCGACATCGCCCACTGGCTGGTGCACTCCGGCGGCAAGAAGGTCATCGACGCCGTCGTGGTCAACCTCGGGCTGACCCGGCACGACGTCCGGCACACCGTCGGGGTGCTCCGTGACTACGGCAACGTGTCGAGCGGCTCGTTCCTGTTCTCGTACGAACGACTCCTGGACGAGGGAGTCGCCCGGCCCGGTGAGTACGGCGTGCTGATGACCATGGGGCCCGGCTCCACGATCGAAACGGCACTGGTCCAGTGGTGA